TACGACCTCCGCTGATGATATTTTAAAACTTATATAAAGAATGGCACCACAACCTGAAATTATTGTAGCGGCATTTGAGCAAAGCGGGATTATCCCCGTTTTTTATCATGATGATGCGGACGTTTGCTGCGAAGTACTACAAGCCTGTTATGACGCAGGTTTGCGGGTATTTGAATTTACCAGCAGGGGCGAAAATGCCCGTAAGAACTTTAGTATCCTGCGCGATAAGAAATTAGTGAAGATGCCGGATCTTTACCTGGGTATCGGTACTATAAAAAATGCGGCAGATGCAGCTGTTTATACAGGATTAGGGGCAGACTTTATTGTGAGCCCGGTTACAGATCCTGCTACGGGTGCTTATTGCAAAACTGAAAATATTCTGTGGATACCCGGTTGTATGACACCAACTGAAATTTCCATCGCAGAAAAGAACGACGCGAAACTGGTGAAATTATTTCCTGGTAATGTGTTGGGACCTGCCTATGTAAAGGCTATCAAGCCGCTGTTTCCACAATTAAAATTTATGCCTACCGGTGGTGTAGAGCC
The Chitinophaga sp. MM2321 DNA segment above includes these coding regions:
- a CDS encoding bifunctional 4-hydroxy-2-oxoglutarate aldolase/2-dehydro-3-deoxy-phosphogluconate aldolase gives rise to the protein MAPQPEIIVAAFEQSGIIPVFYHDDADVCCEVLQACYDAGLRVFEFTSRGENARKNFSILRDKKLVKMPDLYLGIGTIKNAADAAVYTGLGADFIVSPVTDPATGAYCKTENILWIPGCMTPTEISIAEKNDAKLVKLFPGNVLGPAYVKAIKPLFPQLKFMPTGGVEPTSASMDAWFDAGVVCVGMGSNLLSKALIENKDWATLRENIVQTFAFLKPKP